Within Aphelocoma coerulescens isolate FSJ_1873_10779 chromosome 1A, UR_Acoe_1.0, whole genome shotgun sequence, the genomic segment CAGATCTTTGAAAGTGTTCCTAAATTCAGGAGAGAAACCCTCCCAAAAGGGTTTATCTCACAAAAGATGTGTGAGGCAGGACAGTATTGGTGTAAAAGAAGGGTAGGCCTTAACATTGGATGACGTttaaacttcctgtgcatcattcAAGCAGCCTCTAATTCTTGCTTTCTCACTAAACCTGTAACTAAAAATTAGCCTGTATTGTATGACAGGCTGTGGCCaaagtaataaatattattGTTAATAGTAAAGAACATCTGCCTGCAATCATCAGTAAAAGCCTGCACCTATATAGAGAGCGTATCGGGGTCCTGTCACCCATATTTATATTTGAGAAGGGTTTGTGTGGGAGGgtgcttgtgcctgctttgtacagggaagccctggggttcccaggttcacgactgatgggtctgcactttgtgtctgttgaggctctgggtgcccagggccatgatgagttcccgggctggggatggcgggtggggctggcctgtgatgcgctctggggcctgtgacaccacaggggccgtgtcacaatgggggcaGCTAGAAAAGGCCCCGTTGGTTGCCATTGCCCCCAGTAGAGCCTGGGCAAGCGGTGAGTGCACACAGGTGGtggggaggctgggctgggggagggctggggcagaagcgccggcagccggggcgtgtgttctgtccctgcatgcagggcccagcccctggCGGGAGCGCCTTGCTCCGGCTCGGTGCTCGCTGGGGCAGCGGTGCAGgccttgcctcctgccagctgccgggggccctctccttcctgctgccacatccctgtggctcctgccccGCACCGGCTGCCTCCATTCCGGCCCTACTGAACCCCTTCTGTGTGTCCTCTTGCAGACCATGGCTTTATTGTCATTGCTCTTCGTGCTCGtgcaaagcctgatccagtacccccagccagctggggatgggctggatgagGCCACGCACCGGCGAatgcaggagcgggaggagctgCTCGACCGCGAGATGgctcggctgctgcaggagctggagcaagggcccccggagcagcaggatgagggctggggagctctgctctttggtgccctgcagcagtggccattctgggctcttgctggactcctgctcctcttgggcCTGTGGTTTAGCTGCAGGAGAAAGTGCCGTGAAGCcaacagcagcggcaaggaccagagctcctgcaagaccctaggagaggagagaggaaaagaacagcAAGAAGACACTATTGATTCAAAGGAAGATGGAGAAAACCATAATATGACCGTGGAGGCAGATGACAGCGGTAatgaaaatgaaggagaaggcagtcctgtggctgcaaaTGAAGGAGAGGAAGATGATGCCAGTGAAGGAAATGAAGATGTGAAGGTGAAGGAAGACCAAAATGTGAAGAATGAAGATGCCTGTGACTTAAAGAAAGATGAAGGACGGAGTGGTGGGAATGTGCCAGGAGGCAACACTgctgaaggaaaggaagaagaaccTGGCAATGTTGCTCGAGATAAAGAAGGCCATGCTGaagcaaatgaaggagaaaacaaggatgtgCAGGTGGAACAAGACCATgatgctgaaaagaaagaaggaggagatggaaatgaagaaaaaaccattGATGCAAATACGAAGGCAGGCAACAATGATGATGTAAAAGAAGGTCAATACGAGGGagatggaaagggagaaaatgcgGATCTGAAggtggaggaaagcagtgatgCCGGTGAGCAAAGAAGCAGTGATTGGACAGGacaggaagacagcagtgatgGTGGGAATGCAGTAGACCATTGCGGTTTTGCTGCaactgaggaagaaaagaatgacGTTGGAAACGAAGAAGGCAATGATGGAGACAAAGATGAGAAAGGCAGTGCTGCCGAtatgaagggagaaaagaatgaagatggaaatggagaggagcacggcAACGTTGCTTCAACTGAAGAAGGTGCTGATAAAGCAAGTGAAGGAGACAGCAACAATGTGAAGGTGAAGGAAGACCGGCATTCCAGTGAACACAGAACCAGTGATCAGAAGGGGAAggatcaggaaaacagggatgcgaatgtgaaaggcaagaagaatgaagatggaaaagaagaagaaggtggaaatgtggctgccagtgaaaaagaaggCCGCGGTGATGGCAAGGACAAAGGCAGCCGTGGTGGaactgaagaggaagaagacacCCGGGACGTTGGGAATAAGCGAGGGATCCTTTTAGTGGATCGCATACAGTGTCCTGTCGAGGACGTAGAGAGAGGTCGCTCAGTGGCAGCGGAGCTGATGGAGAGCTTCACGCGTGTCTTTACTGACAGCGTGAGCAATAGTTTCTACCCGGTGCCTCAAGAAGCCAtcggggtgggcagtgcctttgAGGGTTGGAGTCCCCGTGAGCAGGATGTGGTGTACCGCATGCTGGTCCCACTGAATCCCCCGCTGGGACACGccttccacctggagctgaacagtgccgggcagatggcagcaaggaccttctgcgtccgtgtggagctggtgtgcacgtgcgagagggagcagctgggcgagaagctgttgtgcttcctgcaccactCGCAGAAGGAGCTGCGGCGgaagcagaagcccagcctCCTAAAGACACTCTGCACCGGCTCCTACCTGGACGTGGAGAAAACCTCCCACTGGTTCTACAAGCTGGTGAGATGCTCgtggctgcatttgcctcagtCGTACTCGTGGCACTTggtgtttcagccctgcagccggTCCTGCCAATTCCGGCTGAGcaaaggcaaggagagcctgatGGTGGAGATGCTGTTTGGGGTGCGCCACGGGGACTCCGACATCTTTGTGGTcagccagcccacagaggcccagaaaggcggctccagcagctctgtcagcagCCGGCCCGCCAAGGCCGAGTCCATCGCAAGCACAGCGTGGCCTGAGACGtacgctgtggcagaggcaaaattcttccagcacgtggccaggcaggtgccgtgtgagagcttgcacctgaaatgcctgcagctcttcacctaCATCCTGAGGGGCACAGGTTTTTCCAGCTCGACCTGGAAGACTGTGGTCATGCACGTGCTGACCACCGTACCGCTGTCCAAGTGGCGCAGGAGGGAATTTGAGCGGCGGCTGTGGGACATCATGGCATACCTGCGCCGCTGCCTGCAGTTGAAACGCCTGGAGCACTTTGTCCTGGGCAACAAGAGGCTTCCTGCGGAGATCAGCTTGCCGCCGGCAATGCGAACGGTCGAGCCGCTCAACCTCTTTGAGCACCTGGCCCGAGATCCGGCCGCCCACGCGGAGGCGATGCAAGCTTACGGTCAGCTGCGATTCCGCCTCTggatgctgctctccagccactgagaggaattccctgcacagagctgtgctgggggggctcacacCCGAAGGCAGCCACGTGAGCACGGCAtcattcttgcttttttcactggcaatcctgaagctgctttcctgctcccatGGATGGAAGATGCTGTGGCACATGGATTCACCGTGCAGACACACATCTCTGCGTTGCCTTGCCCTTCGCCTTCCAGTCATGACGGTGCTGTTGCAATATTGCCCAAAGTCTGTAAGGCAGAAACTGGCTCCACCTGCACATCCTCACGGAAGACACTGATGCTGAGAGGTTGCCTGGCATGCCTGGAAGACCAAAACCGAGCCTGTTAGAAAATTAATGTAGTTTTTTCAGTGACCTGTATGTACTTTATAATGGTTTTGTAAAGATGTAGTTCATCTCAGTCTGTGGAAGTGAAGATAATAGTTTTAACTCACTTTACCATAGGAGAATAGGTAGTCCAAGTTTTCGTAATAGGAACTAGTTTCATCATCATCACGTCAAGAGGTCCTTTAGGATTGTTAGTGTGAGATTATTTCCCAGTTACCCTTAGTTTAGGCAATTGAGCTACTCTGGTATAGCTGCCCTTCAGTAATATCTACATATGTATGtttgaagaaataataaaaggagagaagtttCTCAAATTGCCTGAAAAGTGTCCTTCTTTGTATTTAACCCAATGGTTCTTAGAGAATGTCCATCCATTGCAGCTACCTGAAAAAATGACAAAGTGACTCAAGCGGTGATTGTGTCCAGCAGTCACATCTCGGTATTGCATTTCTGCAACACTCTAGAGCCGGGCTATTAATTTTGTCTCATGAATGCAAGCAGAAGTCATGATGGTTGAAACagctaaaatattaattaatcctcccagtgctgcttAAAACCTGCCCCTCCTCATTGAGAGCATGGGAAAGAAAGCTGCTGTGGCCCACGTCAGAGAGGGAAGTCCTCTGAGGGGCCAGGAACAAGCAGGCAAGAGTgaggagagcaggcagggacCTCCCAGAGGAGGATCGCTGCCAACAGCAGAACTCGCTGTTCCACTGAGAGGGAACTGTGCTcgctgagctccctgccttttgcttcctctgctgggcaggcactgctcctgatgccatgaagattttttgccttttcttttatacccctattataccttttacaacttctgtattcttagtgggttttgcctacattcttggacttgtttgtcaagctaagagacccaacattttagaagcttcgtagttagggatcggtgtgccccagaccccaaggtcctctccagaacacattctgtaaaccaagatagaaccaacCGTCCAGGGGAAggatccttggggaggggggctcacttgagcctctcattggggaatcttggatagatatgctaattagtaaaacctataatgttatacctaatgttggggacacaaacacacacacacacactcggtGGGgcgcatctcgatgcatatgacctggacgtgtgcacctaaggatccttaaaataaataccaaggtaaaatctcttttccccttctaaccgggtatgattcttgattttaagaccaggaaaaggcatcactcccaccacagccccttTGGCC encodes:
- the LOC138104809 gene encoding inositol 1,4,5-trisphosphate receptor-interacting protein-like 1, whose product is MKGEKNEDGNGEEHGNVASTEEGADKASEGDSNNVKVKEDRHSSEHRTSDQKGKDQENRDANVKGKKNEDGKEEEGGNVAASEKEGRGDGKDKGSRGGTEEEEDTRDVGNKRGILLVDRIQCPVEDVERGRSVAAELMESFTRVFTDSVSNSFYPVPQEAIGVGSAFEGWSPREQDVVYRMLVPLNPPLGHAFHLELNSAGQMAARTFCVRVELVCTCEREQLGEKLLCFLHHSQKELRRKQKPSLLKTLCTGSYLDVEKTSHWFYKLVRCSWLHLPQSYSWHLVFQPCSRSCQFRLSKGKESLMVEMLFGVRHGDSDIFVVSQPTEAQKGGSSSSVSSRPAKAESIASTAWPETYAVAEAKFFQHVARQVPCESLHLKCLQLFTYILRGTGFSSSTWKTVVMHVLTTVPLSKWRRREFERRLWDIMAYLRRCLQLKRLEHFVLGNKRLPAEISLPPAMRTVEPLNLFEHLARDPAAHAEAMQAYGQLRFRLWMLLSSH